A DNA window from Bradyrhizobium barranii subsp. barranii contains the following coding sequences:
- a CDS encoding 2-hydroxyacid dehydrogenase encodes MSVKKKPLVVVTRKLPDSIETRMRELFDARINLEDTPMSAEQIAEAARTADVLVPTVTDHITADIVNQPDCKLRLIANFGNGVDNIDVEAAHARGITVTNTPKVLTEDTADMTMALILAVPRRMIEGASILTEGKPWPGWSPTWMLGHRIGGKRLGIIGMGRIGQAVARRARAFGLQIHYHNRRPVAPKIAEELGATYWESLDQMLARMDIISVNCPHTPATYHLLSARRLKLIRKDAYIVNTARGEVTDEDTLIKLIEGGEIGGAGLDVYEHEPAVNPKLVRLAKAGKVALLPHMGSATIEGRVEMGEKVIINIRTFLDAHKPPDRVLPSML; translated from the coding sequence ATGTCGGTGAAGAAAAAGCCCCTCGTGGTGGTGACGCGCAAGCTGCCGGACTCGATCGAGACCCGGATGCGCGAGCTGTTCGACGCGCGGATCAATCTCGAGGACACACCGATGTCGGCCGAGCAGATCGCTGAGGCCGCGCGCACCGCCGACGTGCTGGTTCCGACCGTCACCGACCACATCACCGCCGACATCGTCAACCAGCCCGACTGCAAGCTCCGCCTGATCGCCAATTTCGGCAACGGCGTCGACAACATCGACGTCGAGGCCGCGCATGCCCGCGGCATCACCGTCACCAACACGCCAAAGGTTCTGACCGAAGACACCGCCGACATGACCATGGCGCTGATCCTGGCCGTACCTCGGCGGATGATCGAAGGCGCCTCGATCCTGACCGAAGGAAAGCCCTGGCCCGGCTGGTCGCCGACCTGGATGCTCGGCCACCGCATCGGCGGCAAGCGTCTCGGCATCATCGGCATGGGCCGCATCGGCCAGGCGGTCGCGCGCCGCGCCCGCGCCTTCGGCCTCCAGATCCACTACCACAACCGTCGCCCCGTGGCCCCGAAGATCGCCGAAGAGTTAGGGGCGACCTATTGGGAAAGCCTCGACCAGATGCTGGCACGGATGGACATCATCTCGGTGAACTGTCCGCACACGCCGGCGACCTATCATCTGCTGTCGGCGCGGCGGCTGAAGCTGATCCGCAAGGACGCCTACATCGTCAACACCGCGCGCGGCGAGGTGACCGACGAGGACACGCTGATCAAGCTGATCGAGGGCGGCGAGATCGGCGGCGCCGGCCTCGACGTCTACGAGCACGAGCCCGCGGTCAATCCCAAGCTGGTGCGGCTCGCCAAGGCCGGCAAGGTGGCGCTGCTGCCGCATATGGGCTCGGCCACGATCGAGGGCCGCGTCGAGATGGGCGAGAAGGTGATCATCAACATCCGCACCTTCCTCGACGCGCACAAGCCGCCGGACCGCGTGCTGCCGAGCATGCTCTGA
- a CDS encoding LysR family transcriptional regulator, with protein MAEPDLRDLDVFVAVARTRNFRRAAVEIRVSVSSLSQRLRDLEERLGVRLMNRTTRSVALTEAGELLLSRIAPALRDVGDALDQVRGLREVASGRLRINAPPPAVDLVLAPMVGPFLATYPQVDLDIVSESGFVDIVSAGYDAGVRYGEHLAQDMVAIPLSGPQSYVVVASPDYIARRGTPKHPKDLLDHDCIRARYSSGVMHDLEFEKAGQIVKVDPPAKLISTNMGLAMRAALDGAGIWATLDGYVHDAVTSGALVSLMEDWCEPFPGPFLYYPSRRQTPPALRAFIDFVADWRKRNVLRI; from the coding sequence ATGGCCGAGCCCGATCTGCGTGATCTCGACGTCTTCGTGGCAGTTGCCCGCACCCGCAATTTCCGGCGGGCGGCGGTCGAAATTCGCGTGTCGGTGTCGAGCCTTAGCCAGCGGCTGCGGGACCTGGAGGAGCGCCTTGGCGTCCGCCTGATGAACCGCACCACCCGCAGCGTCGCGCTGACCGAGGCGGGCGAGCTGCTGCTGTCCCGCATTGCTCCGGCGCTGCGCGATGTCGGCGATGCCCTGGATCAGGTCCGCGGCCTGCGCGAGGTGGCTTCGGGCCGCCTGCGCATCAACGCGCCGCCGCCGGCGGTGGACCTCGTGCTGGCGCCGATGGTCGGGCCGTTCCTCGCGACCTACCCGCAGGTCGACCTCGACATCGTTTCCGAAAGCGGCTTCGTCGACATCGTCAGCGCGGGCTACGATGCCGGCGTGCGTTATGGCGAGCACCTCGCGCAGGACATGGTGGCGATCCCGCTGAGCGGTCCGCAGAGCTACGTCGTCGTCGCATCGCCCGATTACATCGCGCGCCGCGGCACGCCGAAGCATCCGAAGGATCTGCTCGACCATGACTGCATCCGCGCCCGCTACTCGAGCGGCGTCATGCATGATCTGGAGTTCGAGAAGGCTGGCCAGATCGTGAAGGTCGATCCGCCCGCAAAGCTGATCTCGACCAACATGGGCCTTGCCATGCGCGCTGCGCTCGACGGCGCCGGCATTTGGGCGACGCTCGATGGCTACGTCCATGACGCCGTGACGTCCGGCGCGCTGGTCAGCTTGATGGAAGATTGGTGCGAGCCGTTTCCGGGCCCGTTCCTGTACTATCCGAGCCGGCGCCAGACGCCGCCCGCGCTACGCGCGTTCATCGATTTCGTCGCGGATTGGCGCAAGCGCAATGTGCTGAGAATCTAG
- a CDS encoding HesA/MoeB/ThiF family protein → MLSPDELERYARHIVLRDVGGPGQAALKRASVLVIGAGGLGAPALMYLAAAGVGTLGVVDDDVVSLSNLQRQVIHTTPDIGRHKVESAAERISALNPHVRFVGHATWLNADNALSMIGDYDLVLDGSDNFSTRYLVSDACFFAKRPLITAALGTFDGSLTTIRAHEKNEQGVFNPTYRCLFPEAPPPGTVPACAEAGVMGALAGVMGSMMALEAIREIVGFGDGLVGRLLMIDARAMRFETLRYARDPANPLNGDGPVITDLSAHRT, encoded by the coding sequence ATGCTGAGCCCGGACGAACTTGAACGCTATGCCCGGCATATCGTGCTGCGCGACGTCGGCGGGCCGGGCCAGGCTGCGCTGAAGCGGGCCTCCGTGCTGGTGATCGGCGCCGGTGGGCTCGGCGCGCCCGCGCTGATGTATCTGGCGGCCGCCGGCGTCGGCACGCTCGGCGTGGTCGATGACGACGTGGTCTCGCTGTCAAACCTCCAGCGCCAGGTGATCCATACGACGCCCGATATCGGCCGGCACAAGGTCGAGAGCGCGGCCGAGCGGATCTCCGCGCTCAATCCGCATGTCCGCTTCGTCGGCCACGCCACCTGGCTCAATGCCGACAATGCGCTGAGCATGATCGGAGACTACGATCTCGTGCTCGACGGCTCCGACAATTTCTCGACGCGTTATCTGGTCTCGGACGCCTGCTTCTTCGCGAAGCGGCCGCTGATCACGGCGGCGCTCGGTACCTTCGACGGCTCGCTCACCACCATCCGCGCGCATGAGAAGAACGAGCAGGGCGTGTTCAATCCGACCTATCGCTGCCTGTTTCCGGAAGCGCCGCCGCCCGGCACGGTGCCTGCCTGCGCCGAGGCCGGCGTCATGGGCGCGCTTGCTGGCGTGATGGGCTCGATGATGGCGCTGGAGGCGATCCGCGAGATCGTCGGCTTCGGCGACGGCCTCGTCGGCCGCCTCCTGATGATCGACGCGCGCGCGATGCGCTTCGAGACGCTGCGCTACGCGCGCGATCCGGCCAATCCGCTCAACGGCGATGGGCCTGTCATCACTGACCTCAGCGCCCATCGCACCTGA
- a CDS encoding serine protease, giving the protein MRSMLAATLMFAAATGASAQMTTPEIPGTKPKPVQTVPIRPPALQTPSATADAMAQAERLSLQSDLAWVGQYNGAITGDVSARMVEAIKEYQKAKGGKPTGVLNPQERAALAETARRKQESVGWKIVMEPTSGARLGIPGKLVPQQATDANGSKWTSPTGTVQVLLSRRKEANPTTAKLAELEKEPSGRKVDYTVVKPDFFVLSGLQGLKKFYVRGTFKGDEVRTMTILYDQATENTVEPVVIAMSSAFNAFPTGPQAGPPPRKTVEYGTGIVVSDDGAIVTDRLVTDSCLAITIAGYGNADRLAEDKEHDLALLHIYGARGLKPLSLTGGTAKTSVDVIGIADPQSQGGAAGVSSLKGALAPVTSSDSALSPPPAVGFSGSPAIDGDGKFAGVALLKPAMVAGPATSVPASQAVMVSAEAVRNFLKANDVTANGTSTDAKAAVVRVICVRK; this is encoded by the coding sequence ATGAGATCGATGCTTGCGGCAACACTGATGTTCGCGGCTGCCACAGGCGCTAGCGCCCAGATGACGACGCCAGAGATCCCCGGCACCAAGCCGAAACCGGTCCAGACCGTGCCGATCCGGCCTCCCGCACTGCAGACGCCGTCGGCGACGGCCGATGCGATGGCGCAGGCGGAACGGCTGTCGCTCCAGTCCGACCTCGCCTGGGTCGGCCAATATAACGGCGCCATCACCGGCGACGTCAGCGCGCGCATGGTCGAGGCGATCAAGGAATATCAGAAGGCCAAGGGTGGCAAGCCGACCGGCGTGCTCAATCCGCAGGAGCGCGCCGCGCTCGCCGAGACCGCGCGGCGGAAGCAGGAGAGCGTCGGCTGGAAGATCGTGATGGAGCCGACCAGCGGCGCCCGGCTCGGCATCCCCGGCAAATTGGTGCCGCAGCAGGCGACCGATGCCAACGGCTCGAAATGGACTTCGCCGACCGGCACGGTGCAGGTGCTGCTGAGCCGCCGCAAGGAGGCGAACCCGACCACGGCGAAACTCGCCGAGCTGGAGAAGGAACCGTCTGGGCGCAAGGTCGACTACACCGTGGTGAAGCCCGACTTCTTCGTGCTGTCGGGGTTGCAGGGCCTCAAGAAATTCTACGTGCGAGGCACCTTTAAGGGCGACGAAGTCCGCACCATGACGATCCTCTACGACCAGGCGACCGAGAATACCGTCGAGCCGGTGGTGATCGCGATGTCGAGCGCGTTCAATGCGTTTCCGACGGGACCGCAGGCCGGGCCGCCGCCGCGCAAGACCGTCGAATACGGCACCGGCATCGTCGTCAGCGACGACGGTGCGATTGTCACCGACCGCCTCGTCACCGATAGCTGTCTCGCGATCACCATTGCCGGCTATGGCAACGCCGACCGTCTGGCCGAGGACAAGGAGCACGATCTCGCGCTCCTGCACATCTACGGCGCGCGCGGCCTGAAGCCGCTCAGCCTCACCGGCGGTACAGCGAAGACGAGCGTCGATGTCATCGGTATTGCCGATCCGCAGAGCCAGGGCGGAGCTGCGGGCGTGTCGAGCCTCAAGGGCGCGCTGGCGCCGGTCACGAGCAGCGACTCTGCGCTGTCGCCTCCACCGGCGGTCGGCTTCTCCGGCAGCCCGGCCATCGACGGCGACGGCAAATTCGCCGGCGTCGCGCTGTTGAAGCCGGCGATGGTCGCGGGGCCCGCGACATCGGTGCCGGCGTCGCAGGCGGTGATGGTGTCTGCAGAAGCGGTGCGTAATTTCCTGAAGGCGAACGATGTCACTGCGAACGGCACGTCGACGGATGCGAAGGCGGCCGTCGTCCGCGTGATCTGCGTGCGGAAGTAG
- a CDS encoding sensor histidine kinase: protein MRLVLTSRHPMFIWWGPELIQFYNDAYRETMGPERHPSALGARGRECWAEIWDIIGPQIEYVMSGKGATWNEDQLVPVTRHGRREDVWWTYSFGPIDLEGKVGGVLVVCRDVTSEHMAREALNLINEELKHRVKNTLAVLSAVAAQTFRDPTSKADLEKYQARLGAFGRAQDLLTASNWAAAPLHDVIGTALAPYRTGEGRFIVSGPPLVVKSRQALALSLALHELATNASKYGALTVAGGCVSITWSTEAQDGESKFVFVWQEIGGPSVSKPVGTGFGSRLISRVLKDDFSGSVDVSYGSAGLTCRLTAPLENLGPSPKST from the coding sequence TCATTTGGTGGGGACCAGAACTCATCCAGTTCTACAACGATGCATACCGGGAGACGATGGGGCCGGAAAGGCACCCAAGCGCTTTGGGCGCGCGCGGCCGTGAGTGTTGGGCCGAGATCTGGGACATCATTGGTCCCCAGATCGAGTACGTCATGTCGGGCAAGGGGGCGACCTGGAATGAGGACCAACTGGTGCCGGTGACCCGTCACGGGCGCCGCGAGGACGTTTGGTGGACGTACAGCTTTGGTCCAATTGATCTTGAAGGCAAGGTGGGCGGCGTGCTTGTCGTCTGCAGGGATGTCACGTCCGAGCATATGGCAAGGGAAGCGCTGAACCTCATCAATGAGGAGCTGAAGCACCGCGTCAAGAACACGCTCGCAGTGTTGAGCGCGGTAGCTGCCCAGACATTTCGTGACCCGACGAGCAAAGCCGATCTCGAAAAGTACCAGGCACGGCTCGGCGCGTTTGGACGAGCGCAGGATCTGCTGACCGCATCAAATTGGGCGGCCGCGCCACTCCACGATGTGATCGGCACTGCTCTTGCACCTTATCGGACAGGCGAAGGCCGCTTCATCGTCTCGGGTCCTCCACTCGTCGTGAAATCTCGACAAGCGCTGGCTCTGTCATTGGCGCTCCACGAGCTCGCGACCAACGCTTCGAAGTACGGCGCTCTGACCGTAGCGGGAGGCTGCGTATCGATTACATGGTCAACCGAGGCTCAGGATGGCGAGTCAAAATTTGTCTTTGTCTGGCAGGAGATTGGCGGTCCGTCCGTATCGAAACCCGTCGGCACGGGCTTTGGCTCCAGGCTGATTTCCCGCGTGCTGAAGGACGATTTCAGCGGTTCCGTTGACGTTTCGTATGGCTCGGCCGGGCTTACATGCAGGCTGACCGCGCCCCTCGAAAATCTGGGACCTTCGCCAAAGAGCACGTGA